The following are encoded in a window of Lactobacillus intestinalis genomic DNA:
- a CDS encoding alpha/beta hydrolase — MFFNSKKYTQEAEKNRRHDLSDEPSMFNMISLGILASFIPTRFLLRLHKQHIENKATIEEKSGSFEQTPIIYFHGFRGGDYTTKVMIEQACKDKGNNKFLKVTVDLLGNFKLEGTWTGDKQPIVQVAFRQRIVGIYGIDYYMSFLLPFLAKRYQFSTYTAVAHSLASPCIVRTEMKYAKKKKFPHLNKCVCIAGPFNGVTYLGDIPNVNILNEKGRPNLMNPHYLYLLFRKRRFNPNIAFLNIYGNVLDNTNTDKFISVTSAKSIRYILAPNAHLYQEVEIRGRDAEHSWMHDNPFVIDIVNKFIGIKK, encoded by the coding sequence ATGTTCTTCAACTCTAAAAAATACACTCAAGAAGCTGAAAAAAATCGACGACATGACTTAAGCGATGAGCCAAGCATGTTTAACATGATTTCATTAGGAATATTAGCTTCATTTATACCTACGCGATTTCTTCTACGTTTACATAAGCAACATATTGAAAATAAAGCTACAATTGAAGAAAAAAGCGGAAGTTTTGAACAGACTCCAATTATTTACTTTCATGGTTTTCGCGGAGGAGATTATACTACCAAGGTCATGATTGAACAGGCCTGCAAAGACAAAGGAAACAATAAATTTTTAAAGGTAACTGTCGATTTATTAGGGAATTTCAAGCTTGAAGGAACTTGGACCGGCGATAAACAACCTATTGTACAAGTCGCATTTAGACAAAGAATTGTGGGAATTTACGGCATAGATTATTACATGAGCTTTTTACTGCCGTTTTTAGCAAAACGCTACCAATTTTCCACTTATACTGCAGTTGCGCACTCTTTAGCTTCTCCATGTATTGTCAGAACGGAAATGAAATATGCAAAAAAGAAAAAATTTCCCCATTTAAATAAATGTGTCTGTATTGCAGGACCTTTTAACGGGGTTACGTATTTAGGGGATATACCTAACGTCAACATTCTTAATGAAAAAGGACGTCCTAATTTGATGAACCCACATTATTTGTATTTACTTTTTAGAAAACGGCGTTTCAATCCTAATATTGCTTTTTTAAATATTTACGGTAATGTTTTAGACAATACCAATACGGATAAGTTTATTTCTGTCACATCCGCAAAAAGCATCCGCTACATCCTAGCTCCTAATGCTCATCTCTATCAGGAAGTTGAGATTCGAGGCAGAGATGCCGAACATAGCTGGATGCATGATAATCCTTTTGTAATTGACATTGTTAATAAATTTATTGGAATAAAGAAATGA
- a CDS encoding ribonuclease H family protein — translation MKFYAVKKGRKAGIYRTWDEAKKQVDGFSGAEYKSFDKVTDATEYMNFGKEERDRVMEKDESALNEAANKIIKFNPKSDDYFAYIYTDGGTRNSGAGVKGGSVAPTDKAAWAYLIEWDGKRISNSGGEYGATNNKMEQTGFINALEKLIELGFNEKKLMFRLDSKYVLQPITEGWLEGWKKRGWKKSSGELANVEEWKKIDKLLANFPDAHFEWVKGHANHPGNEFVDGLLNQYMDEEM, via the coding sequence GTGAAATTTTACGCAGTAAAAAAGGGACGCAAAGCAGGGATTTATCGAACTTGGGATGAAGCTAAAAAGCAAGTTGATGGCTTTTCTGGCGCGGAGTATAAATCTTTTGATAAGGTAACTGATGCTACAGAATACATGAATTTTGGAAAAGAGGAGCGTGACAGAGTTATGGAAAAAGACGAAAGCGCATTAAATGAAGCCGCAAATAAAATCATCAAATTTAATCCAAAGTCAGATGATTATTTTGCCTACATTTATACAGATGGTGGTACTCGGAATTCTGGAGCTGGTGTAAAAGGTGGTTCAGTTGCTCCAACTGATAAGGCTGCTTGGGCATATTTAATCGAATGGGATGGCAAGAGAATTTCAAATAGTGGCGGCGAATACGGTGCAACTAATAATAAGATGGAACAAACTGGTTTTATCAATGCTTTAGAAAAATTGATCGAACTTGGTTTCAATGAAAAGAAGCTGATGTTCAGACTTGATTCAAAGTATGTCTTACAACCAATTACTGAAGGCTGGCTTGAAGGCTGGAAGAAACGTGGCTGGAAGAAATCTAGCGGTGAACTTGCTAATGTAGAAGAATGGAAAAAAATTGATAAGCTCCTCGCTAATTTCCCTGATGCTCATTTTGAATGGGTAAAGGGTCATGCTAATCACCCAGGGAATGAATTCGTAGATGGTTTGCTTAATCAATATATGGATGAAGAAATGTAA
- the tnpA gene encoding IS200/IS605 family transposase, translating to MNKKRDKIKDAGYEKHYVYNAHYHLIWCTKYRNPIFTNQNLAQEMQGLLKQVAADNQIKIEKMEIMSEHIHLLISFRPSKSGSSVVKALKGRSAFLFFQNHPEIKQSKMWGGHLWSPSYYFGSVGNMSKEVVEKYINDQIYNAVRDGKPYPSPH from the coding sequence ATGAATAAGAAGAGAGACAAAATAAAAGACGCAGGCTATGAAAAACACTACGTCTATAATGCACACTATCATTTAATTTGGTGTACTAAATATCGCAATCCAATCTTTACTAATCAAAACCTGGCACAAGAAATGCAAGGGCTGCTCAAACAAGTAGCCGCAGATAATCAAATCAAAATCGAAAAAATGGAAATAATGTCTGAGCATATTCATTTGCTTATTAGCTTTAGGCCATCAAAATCAGGCTCAAGCGTGGTCAAAGCACTCAAAGGAAGAAGCGCTTTTTTATTCTTCCAGAATCATCCCGAAATCAAACAAAGCAAGATGTGGGGCGGTCATTTATGGTCACCAAGTTATTATTTTGGCAGTGTAGGAAATATGTCTAAAGAAGTAGTAGAAAAGTATATCAATGATCAGATTTACAATGCCGTCAGAGATGGCAAGCCCTATCCATCCCCTCACTAA
- a CDS encoding RNA-guided endonuclease InsQ/TnpB family protein, with protein MKRMSSLAYHFGVKLRFYPSSKQKKIIKLNYDAQRFVYNSYVGRNRTSYHAKRYLAVKQSNAMPFAFSALNSYEVQLAETVVINHELLAKPKNIRDAYSFLRVKEIDSLALANAIQNYHKAWKNYRKMGHGIPTFHKKRSDWSYQTNCQYPKQSEAYLDNGTARFIDAKHIKLPKLGIVRIAGFRKLIKERLLKQIPTRIGTVTIKKTADDQFYLSMQLGSDTAFVKPYAKTSSQIGIDLNLDNFLTESNGSMVANPRFYRKAKKQLAHAQRVLSRRQRRAKQEGRNLGTARNYQKQRLAVAKLHDKIRRQREDFLQALSTALIKNHDLVVAEELRSKNLLKNHALSQAISDVGWRRFLNMLAYKADLYGKEFITIDPKYTTQRCHQCGSIMGQNSYKKLTLKDREWTCPICQTHHIRDWNAAVNILEKGLGNWQNPKIKKAV; from the coding sequence ATGAAAAGAATGAGCAGTTTAGCCTATCATTTTGGCGTTAAGCTTCGCTTTTATCCTAGTTCTAAGCAAAAGAAAATCATTAAACTAAACTATGATGCGCAGCGCTTTGTCTACAACTCTTATGTAGGACGCAATCGGACTAGTTATCATGCTAAACGCTATTTAGCTGTTAAGCAAAGTAATGCAATGCCATTTGCTTTTTCTGCTCTTAATAGCTATGAAGTCCAACTGGCAGAAACAGTAGTCATCAATCATGAATTATTGGCTAAGCCTAAGAATATTCGTGATGCTTATAGCTTTTTACGTGTTAAAGAAATCGATAGTCTCGCTCTTGCCAATGCGATTCAAAACTATCACAAGGCTTGGAAAAATTATCGCAAGATGGGACACGGAATTCCGACTTTTCACAAAAAACGCAGCGACTGGTCATATCAGACCAACTGTCAATATCCTAAGCAGTCAGAAGCCTATCTTGATAACGGGACAGCTAGATTTATTGATGCTAAACATATTAAATTGCCTAAGCTGGGAATTGTCCGCATTGCTGGTTTTAGAAAACTGATTAAAGAGCGCTTGCTTAAGCAGATTCCAACTAGAATTGGCACAGTCACGATAAAAAAGACCGCTGATGACCAGTTCTACCTGTCTATGCAATTAGGCAGCGATACTGCTTTTGTTAAGCCTTATGCCAAAACCAGCAGTCAAATTGGGATTGACCTTAATCTGGATAATTTCTTAACGGAATCCAATGGATCAATGGTGGCCAATCCACGTTTCTATCGTAAAGCTAAAAAACAGCTTGCTCACGCTCAACGTGTGCTTTCTCGCAGACAAAGACGTGCTAAGCAAGAAGGACGAAATTTGGGGACGGCAAGGAATTATCAAAAACAGCGACTAGCAGTCGCTAAATTACACGACAAGATTCGCAGACAGCGTGAAGACTTCTTGCAAGCACTCTCAACTGCATTAATCAAAAACCACGATTTAGTAGTTGCCGAGGAACTAAGAAGCAAGAACCTGTTAAAGAATCATGCCTTGTCTCAGGCAATTTCTGATGTTGGCTGGCGTCGTTTTCTAAACATGCTGGCATATAAGGCAGATCTATATGGCAAAGAATTTATAACAATTGATCCTAAGTACACCACCCAAAGATGCCATCAATGTGGCAGTATTATGGGACAAAATAGCTATAAGAAATTAACCCTTAAGGATCGGGAATGGACTTGTCCAATCTGTCAGACGCACCATATTCGTGATTGGAATGCGGCAGTGAACATCTTAGAAAAAGGATTAGGCAATTGGCAAAATCCTAAAATAAAAAAAGCAGTCTAG
- the ribD gene encoding bifunctional diaminohydroxyphosphoribosylaminopyrimidine deaminase/5-amino-6-(5-phosphoribosylamino)uracil reductase RibD yields MDTDQKYMEVALEEAEKGRYNAWKDPLVGAVVVKNDQILSKSYHKCFDGRHAIINAFDKLNDDQLKGSTLYTNLMPCDDYYQKPSCTNLIIDKGIKRVVIAQKDPNSTGKKNLDKFKQNGIEVTLGVLKDEAKDLNKFYNYFYENGRPWITIKQINSLDHKICAAGKRNKINNQAVSDRVHKERADYQAVMIGSSTAIIDNPSLLINVPSNYPPIRIVIDRRGRLLNHSGLNLLNDNKSETWIFTQNINLKKQHFNSNVRVFELDSDDINEVIEILATEEIQSVYVEGGPTLEKVLLDHDLVNEVINYLSPTYFGDIGLEGAVPSHNLKRQLPQN; encoded by the coding sequence ATGGATACTGATCAAAAATACATGGAAGTCGCACTAGAAGAAGCAGAAAAGGGACGCTATAACGCTTGGAAAGATCCTTTAGTTGGTGCAGTCGTAGTCAAAAATGATCAAATATTAAGCAAAAGTTACCATAAATGTTTTGACGGTCGTCATGCAATCATTAATGCTTTTGATAAATTGAATGATGATCAACTGAAAGGCTCTACCCTCTACACCAATTTAATGCCATGTGATGATTATTATCAAAAGCCATCCTGCACTAATCTTATCATCGACAAAGGCATCAAACGCGTCGTAATTGCTCAAAAAGATCCAAATTCTACTGGAAAAAAGAATCTTGATAAATTTAAACAAAATGGAATCGAAGTAACTTTAGGCGTTTTAAAAGATGAGGCAAAAGATTTGAATAAATTCTATAATTACTTCTACGAAAATGGTCGTCCATGGATTACTATTAAACAAATTAACAGTCTAGATCATAAAATTTGCGCCGCGGGTAAAAGAAATAAAATCAATAACCAAGCAGTTTCTGACCGTGTTCATAAAGAAAGAGCTGACTATCAAGCAGTAATGATTGGATCCTCAACTGCAATCATTGATAATCCAAGTCTTTTGATCAATGTTCCTTCTAATTATCCTCCGATTAGAATCGTAATTGATCGCCGTGGCCGTCTTCTCAACCACTCTGGATTAAACTTACTAAATGACAATAAGAGCGAAACTTGGATTTTTACTCAAAACATCAATTTGAAAAAACAACATTTTAATTCTAATGTTCGCGTTTTTGAATTAGACAGCGATGATATTAATGAAGTAATCGAAATTTTAGCTACTGAAGAAATTCAATCAGTGTATGTCGAAGGCGGTCCTACTCTTGAAAAAGTTCTTCTTGATCATGATCTAGTTAATGAGGTGATTAATTATTTAAGTCCAACTTATTTTGGAGATATTGGTCTTGAAGGAGCTGTCCCTTCTCACAATTTGAAACGTCAACTACCCCAGAATTAA
- a CDS encoding DUF1002 domain-containing protein codes for MKKPIFFTILATFVAGIFAISQNTVYADETPVVTLGSSLTESQKSGTLKTLTAPLNGANYQTITVTGSDLVKYLNPSGDNFTTNSGVWSSAMIQKTSAGSGINVKILDYDGKNNITTITANQYKNAALTAGISDANIYVTSAIPIDGSGALAGVYAAFAKNGDALNQKQVNAAQDEMNTLSGITRENKSKDGYSDAQLNNAVAGAKSDMAKIGNNISDSQIRDIVNNQIKINHLGNTINNNQKNQIVNILIEVRDSGALKNKNFKAQAAELSKQIEKNAQNIFNKFNTPENRNWFQQIWDSVVNFFSHLFGTVIISK; via the coding sequence ATGAAAAAACCGATATTTTTTACTATTTTAGCTACTTTTGTAGCAGGTATTTTTGCAATTAGCCAAAATACGGTCTATGCTGATGAAACTCCTGTAGTTACATTAGGAAGTTCTTTAACTGAATCACAAAAAAGTGGTACTTTAAAAACTCTCACTGCTCCTTTAAATGGAGCAAATTATCAAACTATTACAGTTACTGGAAGTGATTTAGTAAAATACCTCAATCCGTCAGGAGACAACTTTACTACCAATTCTGGTGTCTGGTCCAGCGCAATGATTCAAAAAACCAGCGCTGGTAGTGGAATAAATGTGAAGATTTTGGATTACGATGGCAAAAACAATATTACAACTATTACTGCCAACCAATACAAAAACGCAGCCTTAACTGCTGGAATTTCGGATGCCAATATTTACGTAACCAGTGCTATTCCAATCGATGGATCCGGTGCTTTAGCGGGAGTATATGCAGCCTTTGCCAAAAATGGGGATGCCTTAAACCAAAAACAAGTTAATGCTGCTCAAGACGAAATGAATACCCTTAGTGGCATCACAAGAGAAAACAAATCAAAAGATGGCTACTCAGATGCACAATTAAACAATGCAGTTGCTGGTGCAAAAAGTGATATGGCTAAAATTGGAAACAATATTTCTGATAGCCAAATCCGTGATATTGTTAATAACCAAATTAAAATTAATCACCTGGGAAATACTATTAACAATAACCAGAAAAATCAGATTGTAAATATTTTAATTGAAGTTCGCGATTCAGGTGCTTTAAAGAACAAAAATTTCAAAGCTCAAGCTGCTGAACTTTCTAAACAAATTGAAAAAAATGCTCAAAATATCTTTAATAAGTTCAACACTCCTGAAAACAGAAATTGGTTCCAACAAATTTGGGATAGTGTTGTAAACTTCTTTAGTCATTTATTTGGTACAGTAATTATTTCAAAATAA
- a CDS encoding glycosyltransferase family 2 protein, with amino-acid sequence MNGQPELTVIMPVYNMEKYIAKALDQLAKQEDPNFKLLIVNDGSKDKTVEVAEQYRDKFRYFRILNKKNGGLSDARNVGMANVDTPYFTFHDGDDWVEPGYTAYFVRAFHDHPNVAMVSCGYFIDSPHRHNKVVGSPNDGVLSKLRTYGKMTNIFNSPVKGYTWNKGYKTAVVRKYHMTFVEGLAFMEDQIFNVHYIANTNGFYYNAVPLYHYWQREDSMVHHFNLKMVPDNVKANWYVWKTIFASLIEQRKEHKQDHTNQNLISEGNNNERKG; translated from the coding sequence ATGAACGGGCAACCTGAATTAACCGTCATCATGCCGGTATATAACATGGAAAAATATATAGCTAAGGCATTAGATCAACTGGCTAAGCAAGAAGATCCTAATTTTAAATTGTTGATCGTTAATGATGGTTCTAAAGATAAAACAGTAGAAGTAGCAGAGCAATATCGTGATAAATTTCGCTATTTTAGAATTCTAAATAAGAAAAATGGTGGTTTATCTGACGCACGCAATGTTGGTATGGCAAATGTAGATACGCCATATTTTACTTTCCATGATGGAGATGATTGGGTAGAGCCAGGATATACCGCTTATTTTGTGCGCGCTTTTCATGATCATCCTAATGTAGCAATGGTAAGTTGTGGCTATTTTATCGATTCACCACATCGGCATAATAAGGTAGTGGGAAGTCCAAATGATGGTGTATTGTCAAAATTGAGAACTTATGGCAAGATGACCAACATCTTTAATTCACCAGTTAAGGGCTATACATGGAATAAAGGCTATAAGACTGCCGTTGTGCGTAAATATCATATGACTTTTGTAGAAGGATTGGCTTTTATGGAAGATCAAATATTTAACGTTCACTACATTGCTAATACTAATGGCTTTTATTATAATGCAGTGCCTCTTTATCATTACTGGCAGCGTGAGGATAGCATGGTTCACCACTTTAATCTAAAAATGGTGCCAGATAATGTAAAAGCCAATTGGTATGTTTGGAAGACAATTTTTGCTAGTTTAATTGAGCAAAGAAAAGAACACAAACAAGATCACACAAATCAAAATTTGATTAGTGAAGGGAACAATAATGAAAGAAAAGGTTAA
- a CDS encoding alpha/beta fold hydrolase, which yields MKEKVNGVDLYYHKLGKGAPLLLLHGHHLDGGMFDKIVSPLSLYYTVYVLDMRGHGLSQGDSAEHYQTEVEDVYTFIKQLHLEGCYCFGFDAGGLVAMMLASQHSQIFKKMIVAGVFVNGAGIRPYHYLTEGFHRFLRLDRDSRVELTESFMSEDAMKKIEIPTLCVVGEKDWVKVEHVRWYSQIIPNGRLILMPRQTHNSYAVKSLKLLDLIKDFCR from the coding sequence ATGAAAGAAAAGGTTAACGGCGTAGATCTTTATTATCATAAATTAGGTAAAGGAGCGCCATTATTGCTGCTTCATGGGCATCACTTGGATGGTGGAATGTTTGATAAAATTGTTTCGCCGCTATCCTTATATTACACGGTTTATGTACTAGATATGAGAGGACATGGTCTTAGTCAAGGAGATAGCGCAGAACATTATCAAACTGAAGTTGAAGATGTCTACACCTTTATCAAGCAACTTCACCTTGAGGGATGCTATTGTTTTGGTTTTGATGCGGGCGGATTAGTTGCCATGATGCTGGCCAGTCAACATTCTCAAATTTTTAAGAAGATGATTGTTGCAGGAGTCTTTGTCAATGGGGCAGGAATTCGCCCATATCACTATTTAACGGAAGGATTTCACCGTTTTCTTAGACTTGATCGCGATAGTCGAGTGGAGCTTACGGAAAGTTTCATGTCTGAAGATGCTATGAAGAAAATCGAGATTCCAACTTTGTGTGTAGTTGGTGAAAAAGACTGGGTTAAAGTTGAACATGTTCGTTGGTATAGTCAGATTATTCCAAATGGGCGTTTGATTTTAATGCCACGCCAAACCCACAATAGTTATGCTGTTAAAAGTTTGAAATTACTAGATTTGATTAAAGATTTTTGCAGATAA
- a CDS encoding NAD(P)H-binding protein, whose protein sequence is MVKVVVLGAHGQVAQIAERFMFADKDVKTSLFLRDAKRMADKANEATIFEGSAIDAAQLEKAMKGQDIVYANLGGKDDIDLEAEATIEAMHNANVKRLIWVSTLGIYDEVPGKFGEWNRETLGDYITEYAKAAKRIEDSGLDYTIIRPTWMTDKNEVDYEKSKKGEEIKDTEVSRKSVAAYIYHLIKNPKEDVRESIGLGKPGTEGDKPSWY, encoded by the coding sequence ATGGTTAAAGTTGTTGTACTTGGTGCTCACGGACAAGTTGCACAGATTGCAGAAAGATTTATGTTTGCAGATAAGGATGTTAAGACTTCATTATTTTTGAGGGATGCAAAAAGAATGGCTGATAAAGCTAATGAAGCTACTATCTTTGAAGGTAGTGCGATAGATGCAGCTCAACTTGAAAAGGCAATGAAGGGTCAAGATATTGTTTATGCTAATTTGGGTGGTAAGGATGATATCGATCTTGAAGCCGAAGCTACCATTGAAGCAATGCACAATGCAAATGTAAAGCGTCTGATCTGGGTTTCAACTTTAGGCATTTATGACGAAGTTCCAGGCAAGTTTGGCGAATGGAACAGGGAAACCTTAGGTGATTACATCACTGAATATGCCAAGGCTGCGAAGCGAATTGAAGATTCTGGTCTTGATTACACGATTATTCGTCCAACTTGGATGACTGACAAGAATGAAGTCGATTATGAAAAGTCCAAGAAGGGTGAAGAAATCAAGGATACTGAAGTTTCAAGAAAGTCTGTTGCAGCTTACATTTATCATTTGATTAAAAATCCAAAAGAAGATGTAAGAGAATCAATTGGCCTTGGTAAACCTGGTACTGAAGGCGATAAGCCAAGTTGGTATTAA
- a CDS encoding ribose-phosphate diphosphokinase, with the protein MKKEELHQLLHPMKLIGLGGNPALNEKIASILDQPLIETAVHHFSDGEIQVNIGESVRGCDVFVIQSIQDPVNENFMELEIVLDALHRASAHNVNVVIPYLAYSRSDTKTRSREPITAKLIANLLQLTGMDRLIAVDLHASQIQGFYNVPVDHLHAMPLLAQYFLDNGIAVKEDDDVVVVSPDHSGAKLARNFGQYFDAPIAIVDQRGARYDTEVHDMIGDVKGKKCIIVDDLIDTGSRIAASTKSVLAAGAKKVYVAATHALLSKDATEVLNELPIEQIVVTDTIKHSRYPDRMVRISVDQLLARGIDYVYNDRSIHQIFDEQNRLK; encoded by the coding sequence ATGAAGAAGGAAGAACTCCATCAATTATTGCACCCAATGAAATTAATTGGGTTAGGCGGTAACCCTGCATTAAATGAAAAGATTGCGTCAATTTTAGATCAACCTTTAATTGAAACTGCTGTCCACCACTTTAGTGACGGGGAAATTCAAGTTAACATCGGTGAATCTGTCAGAGGGTGCGATGTATTCGTAATTCAATCAATTCAAGATCCAGTTAACGAAAACTTTATGGAACTTGAAATCGTGCTCGATGCACTTCATCGTGCTTCAGCACATAATGTTAATGTAGTAATTCCATATTTAGCATATTCACGTTCAGATACTAAGACTCGTTCTCGTGAACCAATTACTGCTAAGTTGATCGCTAACTTGCTTCAATTGACTGGCATGGATCGTTTAATTGCAGTTGACTTGCACGCTTCACAAATTCAAGGATTCTACAACGTTCCAGTTGATCACTTGCACGCAATGCCACTTCTTGCACAATACTTCTTAGACAATGGTATTGCTGTTAAGGAAGACGATGATGTAGTAGTAGTTTCACCAGATCACTCAGGTGCAAAGCTTGCTCGTAACTTTGGTCAATACTTCGATGCACCAATTGCTATTGTTGACCAACGTGGTGCTCGTTACGATACTGAAGTTCACGACATGATTGGGGACGTGAAGGGCAAGAAATGTATTATTGTTGACGATTTGATTGATACTGGTTCAAGAATTGCTGCATCAACTAAGTCAGTTTTAGCAGCTGGTGCTAAAAAGGTATACGTTGCAGCTACTCATGCTCTTTTATCAAAGGACGCTACTGAAGTACTTAACGAATTACCAATTGAGCAAATCGTAGTCACTGATACTATCAAGCACAGCCGTTACCCAGATCGAATGGTTCGTATTTCAGTTGATCAATTGCTTGCACGCGGTATTGATTATGTTTACAACGATCGTTCAATTCACCAAATTTTTGATGAACAAAATCGTTTAAAGTAA
- a CDS encoding TetR/AcrR family transcriptional regulator → MARRKNMKRRRIILGNTFRLVRENGMDKVSLQMIAEKSGISKSLLQSYYPHKAKLTNDIVHNLFNTLGEQVNNYNPPKDGKAPYAQTKAFIYTIAVLGMHDEGLDRIISEAFTNNSTLDSWGAMLNEWIKTNKLFEGLDLDNDELEAGIAFVTTGIGRLYHDRKKHHLSAEDLANYATSALMYSFLHCSEDEIKEALEEGHEIIESADMQVVHQAIDSMFDEGKDIIS, encoded by the coding sequence ATGGCAAGAAGAAAGAATATGAAGAGACGAAGAATTATCTTAGGTAATACTTTTCGTCTTGTTAGAGAAAACGGGATGGATAAAGTTTCATTGCAAATGATTGCTGAGAAATCAGGCATTTCTAAATCATTGCTGCAATCATATTATCCACATAAAGCAAAGTTGACCAATGATATAGTACACAACTTATTTAATACCTTAGGTGAACAAGTAAATAACTACAATCCTCCAAAGGATGGTAAGGCACCTTATGCGCAAACTAAAGCATTTATTTATACAATTGCAGTGCTTGGGATGCACGATGAGGGCTTAGATCGAATCATTTCCGAAGCATTTACCAATAATTCAACTTTGGATAGTTGGGGTGCAATGCTTAATGAATGGATCAAGACTAATAAGTTATTTGAAGGGTTGGATCTTGATAATGATGAACTTGAGGCCGGAATTGCTTTTGTAACTACTGGAATTGGCCGTTTGTACCATGATAGAAAGAAGCATCATTTATCTGCAGAAGACCTTGCAAATTATGCAACTAGTGCACTTATGTATAGCTTTTTACATTGCTCAGAAGATGAAATTAAAGAGGCCTTAGAGGAAGGTCATGAGATTATTGAATCAGCTGATATGCAAGTAGTTCATCAAGCTATTGATTCAATGTTTGATGAAGGAAAAGACATTATCAGTTAA